From Oryza brachyantha chromosome 9, ObraRS2, whole genome shotgun sequence, a single genomic window includes:
- the LOC102717095 gene encoding nucleotide pyrophosphatase/phosphodiesterase-like isoform X2: MPGGIRILLVVLAAVAAAGGVAAVSAFSSSSRAGEQPLSLIAVHRATIGIDAAASVGASPRLLGVKGEDTAWVTVDFAAPHPGAGDWIGVFSPSNFNASTCPGSTDPGPVICSAPIKYQLANYSSNYGKSGRGTLKFQLINQRQDFSFALFTGGLSYPKLIAVSNKIAFANPKAPVYPRLAQGKSWNEMTVTWTSGYDIQEAYPFVEWGMKWNPPVRTAAGTVTFDRESLCGEPARTVGWRDPGFIHTAFLTDLWPNKEYYYKIGHMLPDGKVVWGKFYSFRAPPYPGQKSLQRVVIFGDMGKAERDGSNEYSNYQPGSLNTTDTLIKDLDNIDIVFHIGDITYANGYISQWDQFTQQVEPITARVPYMLASGNHERDWPNSGSFFNGTDSGGECGVLAETMYYTPTENRANYWYSTDYGMFRFCVADSEHDWREGTEQYAFIERCLATVDRKKQPWLVFIAHRVLGYSSGFFYGAGGAFAEPTARQSLQGLWQKYRVDLAFYGHVHNYERTCPVFEGQCASPERSRYSGAVAGTIHAVVGGGGSHLSNFTAETPPWSVYREMDYGFVKLTAFNYTSLLYEYRRSSDGKVYDSFTVHREYRDVLACVAGSCPPVIPPPT; encoded by the exons ATGCCGGGTGGGATCCGGATCCTCCTCGTGGttctcgccgccgtggcggcggccggcggggtgGCCGCCGTGTCGgcgttctcctcctcctccagggcCGGCGAGCAGCCGCTGTCGCTCATCGCCGTCCACCGGGCGACCATCGGCATCGACGCGGCCGCCTCCGTCGGAGCGTCGCCCCGGCTGCTCGGCGTTAAG GGGGAGGATACTGCTTGGGTAACTGTTGATTTCGCAGCTCCCCACCCGGGCGCCGGCGACTGGATCGGAGTGTTCTCTCCTTCAAATTTCAA TGCATCCACATGCCCCGGTTCTACAGACCCAGGCCCTGTGATATGCTCTGCACCAATCAAG TATCAACTTGCAAATTATTCGTCAAATTATGGCAAGTCAGGAAGAGGGACTCTCAAGTTTCAGTTGATCAATCAGAGGCAGGACTTCTCCTTTGCATTGTTCACTGGAGGACTCTCATAT CCAAAGCTTATTGCAGTGTCAAATAAGATCGCATTCGCAAACCCGAAAGCTCCGGTTTACCCTCGTCTGGCACAAGGCAAATCCTGGAATGAG ATGACCGTCACATGGACAAGTGGCTACGACATTCAAGAAGCGTATCCCTTTGTTGAATGGGGCATGAAATGGAACCCTCCTGTGCGTACAGCAGCGGGCACCGTCACTTTTGATCGCGAAAGCTTATGCG GAGAACCTGCCCGGACTGTTGGTTGGAGAGATCCAGGTTTCATACACACGGCATTCCTGACTGATCTGTGGCCAAATAAAGA ATACTACTACAAGATTGGACATATGCTACCTGACGGAAAAGTTGTATGGGGCAAGTTTTACTCATTCAGAGCACCTCCTTACCCTGGGCAAAAGTCACTGCAGCGAGTTGTTATTTTTGGTGACATGGGAAAG GCTGAGAGGGATGGAAGCAACGAATACAGCAACTACCAGCCTGGGTCACTGAACACCACTGACACACTGATCAAGGACCTTGACAACATCGACATTGTGTTCCACATCGGTGACATTACCTATGCCAATGGGTACATTTCTCAGTGGGATCAGTTCACTCAGCAGGTCGAACCAATCACTGCTCGAGTCCCCTACATGCTCGCAAG TGGAAATCATGAACGGGACTGGCCAAACAGCGGGTCTTTCTTCAATGGGACAGATTCTGGAGGGGAGTGTGGGGTGCTTGCTGAGACCATGTACTACACACCCACTGAGAACAGGGCAAACTACTG GTACTCGACGGATTACGGGATGTTCCGGTTCTGCGTGGCGGACAGCGAGCACGACTGGCGGGAAGGCACGGAGCAGTACGCGTTCATCGAGCGCTGCCTCGCCACGGTGGACCGCAAGAAGCAGCCATGGCTGGTCTTCATCGCGCACCGCGTCCTCGGCTACTCCTCCGGCTTCTTctacggcgccggcggcgccttcgccgagccgacggcgaggcagaGCCTGCAGGGGCTGTGGCAGAAGTACCGCGTGGACCTCGCCTTCTACGGCCATGTCCACAACTACGAGCGGACGTGCCCGGTGTTCGAGGGGCAGTGCGCGAGCCCCGAGCGGTCGCGCTACTccggcgcggtggccggcaccatccacgccgtcgtcggcggcgggggcagcCACCTGAGCAACTTCACCGCCGAGACGCCGCCGTGGAGCGTGTACAGGGAGATGGACTACGGCTTCGTCAAGCTCACGGCGTTCAACTACACGTCGCTGCTCTACGAGTACAGGCGCTCCAGCGACGGCAAGGTGTACGACAGCTTCACCGTCCACCGGGAGTACCGCGACGTGCTCGCCTGCGTCGCCGGCAGCTGCCCGCCGGTCATCCCGCCGCCGACATGA
- the LOC102717095 gene encoding nucleotide pyrophosphatase/phosphodiesterase-like isoform X1 translates to MPGGIRILLVVLAAVAAAGGVAAVSAFSSSSRAGEQPLSLIAVHRATIGIDAAASVGASPRLLGVKVHGEDTAWVTVDFAAPHPGAGDWIGVFSPSNFNASTCPGSTDPGPVICSAPIKYQLANYSSNYGKSGRGTLKFQLINQRQDFSFALFTGGLSYPKLIAVSNKIAFANPKAPVYPRLAQGKSWNEMTVTWTSGYDIQEAYPFVEWGMKWNPPVRTAAGTVTFDRESLCGEPARTVGWRDPGFIHTAFLTDLWPNKEYYYKIGHMLPDGKVVWGKFYSFRAPPYPGQKSLQRVVIFGDMGKAERDGSNEYSNYQPGSLNTTDTLIKDLDNIDIVFHIGDITYANGYISQWDQFTQQVEPITARVPYMLASGNHERDWPNSGSFFNGTDSGGECGVLAETMYYTPTENRANYWYSTDYGMFRFCVADSEHDWREGTEQYAFIERCLATVDRKKQPWLVFIAHRVLGYSSGFFYGAGGAFAEPTARQSLQGLWQKYRVDLAFYGHVHNYERTCPVFEGQCASPERSRYSGAVAGTIHAVVGGGGSHLSNFTAETPPWSVYREMDYGFVKLTAFNYTSLLYEYRRSSDGKVYDSFTVHREYRDVLACVAGSCPPVIPPPT, encoded by the exons ATGCCGGGTGGGATCCGGATCCTCCTCGTGGttctcgccgccgtggcggcggccggcggggtgGCCGCCGTGTCGgcgttctcctcctcctccagggcCGGCGAGCAGCCGCTGTCGCTCATCGCCGTCCACCGGGCGACCATCGGCATCGACGCGGCCGCCTCCGTCGGAGCGTCGCCCCGGCTGCTCGGCGTTAAGGTACAC GGGGAGGATACTGCTTGGGTAACTGTTGATTTCGCAGCTCCCCACCCGGGCGCCGGCGACTGGATCGGAGTGTTCTCTCCTTCAAATTTCAA TGCATCCACATGCCCCGGTTCTACAGACCCAGGCCCTGTGATATGCTCTGCACCAATCAAG TATCAACTTGCAAATTATTCGTCAAATTATGGCAAGTCAGGAAGAGGGACTCTCAAGTTTCAGTTGATCAATCAGAGGCAGGACTTCTCCTTTGCATTGTTCACTGGAGGACTCTCATAT CCAAAGCTTATTGCAGTGTCAAATAAGATCGCATTCGCAAACCCGAAAGCTCCGGTTTACCCTCGTCTGGCACAAGGCAAATCCTGGAATGAG ATGACCGTCACATGGACAAGTGGCTACGACATTCAAGAAGCGTATCCCTTTGTTGAATGGGGCATGAAATGGAACCCTCCTGTGCGTACAGCAGCGGGCACCGTCACTTTTGATCGCGAAAGCTTATGCG GAGAACCTGCCCGGACTGTTGGTTGGAGAGATCCAGGTTTCATACACACGGCATTCCTGACTGATCTGTGGCCAAATAAAGA ATACTACTACAAGATTGGACATATGCTACCTGACGGAAAAGTTGTATGGGGCAAGTTTTACTCATTCAGAGCACCTCCTTACCCTGGGCAAAAGTCACTGCAGCGAGTTGTTATTTTTGGTGACATGGGAAAG GCTGAGAGGGATGGAAGCAACGAATACAGCAACTACCAGCCTGGGTCACTGAACACCACTGACACACTGATCAAGGACCTTGACAACATCGACATTGTGTTCCACATCGGTGACATTACCTATGCCAATGGGTACATTTCTCAGTGGGATCAGTTCACTCAGCAGGTCGAACCAATCACTGCTCGAGTCCCCTACATGCTCGCAAG TGGAAATCATGAACGGGACTGGCCAAACAGCGGGTCTTTCTTCAATGGGACAGATTCTGGAGGGGAGTGTGGGGTGCTTGCTGAGACCATGTACTACACACCCACTGAGAACAGGGCAAACTACTG GTACTCGACGGATTACGGGATGTTCCGGTTCTGCGTGGCGGACAGCGAGCACGACTGGCGGGAAGGCACGGAGCAGTACGCGTTCATCGAGCGCTGCCTCGCCACGGTGGACCGCAAGAAGCAGCCATGGCTGGTCTTCATCGCGCACCGCGTCCTCGGCTACTCCTCCGGCTTCTTctacggcgccggcggcgccttcgccgagccgacggcgaggcagaGCCTGCAGGGGCTGTGGCAGAAGTACCGCGTGGACCTCGCCTTCTACGGCCATGTCCACAACTACGAGCGGACGTGCCCGGTGTTCGAGGGGCAGTGCGCGAGCCCCGAGCGGTCGCGCTACTccggcgcggtggccggcaccatccacgccgtcgtcggcggcgggggcagcCACCTGAGCAACTTCACCGCCGAGACGCCGCCGTGGAGCGTGTACAGGGAGATGGACTACGGCTTCGTCAAGCTCACGGCGTTCAACTACACGTCGCTGCTCTACGAGTACAGGCGCTCCAGCGACGGCAAGGTGTACGACAGCTTCACCGTCCACCGGGAGTACCGCGACGTGCTCGCCTGCGTCGCCGGCAGCTGCCCGCCGGTCATCCCGCCGCCGACATGA